One window of the Perca flavescens isolate YP-PL-M2 chromosome 16, PFLA_1.0, whole genome shotgun sequence genome contains the following:
- the lman2la gene encoding lectin, mannose-binding 2-like a isoform X1 yields the protein MAAASRSHYYREPRSPFRRKIMPFKSYWTFAFLIFTASKCLADDDHEMEEFLKREYSLSKPYQGVGSLGSSHWELMGDAMVTTEQVRLTPDMHSRQGAVWSRLPCHLTDWEMQVHFKIHGQGKKNLNGDGLAIWYTKERAQKGPVFGNMDNFTGLGVFVDTYPNEEKHLEAQKKRYTPRTQRIFPFVLAMVGNGSISYDHEQDGRPTELGGCNAMVRNLKHDTFLFIRYVRRRLTVMIDIDGQHEWRDCLDIPGVRLPKGYYFGATAITGDLSDNHDIISLKLYQLTVLRSRKEEEEEEEEEITIPSVDNIELLRLGQTEEGMSGLAIFFTVFFSMLGCIFLIVIGLVVYSHWSESRRKRFY from the exons ATGGCTGCCGCCAGCAGGAGCCATTATTACAGGGAACCCAGATCACCATTCAGACGGAAAATAATGCCTTTTAAATCATACTGGACTTTCGCTTTTCTAATTTTTACTGCAAGCAAGTGTTTGGCTGACGATGATCATGAAATGGAAGAGTTTTTGAAGCGGGAGTATTCCCTTTCCAAGCCATACCAAG GTGTGGGATCCTTGGGCTCCTCGCACTGGGAGCTGATGGGGGATGCCATGGTAACCACCGAGCAGGTGCGCCTCACACCTGACATGCATAGCCGGCAGGGGGCAGTGTGGAGCCGCCTT ccTTGCCATCTGACAGATTGGGAGATGCAGGTGCACTTTAAAATTCATGGGCAAGGGAAGAAGAACCTGAATGGTGATGGGCTAGCCATATGGTACACTAAGGAACGTGCACAAAAAG GTCCTGTATTTGGAAATATGGACAACTTCACTGGCTTGGGTGTGTTTGTGGACACGTATCCTAATGAGGAGAAACACCTAGAG GCGCAGAAGAAAAGATATACTCCACGCACACAG AGGATTTTCCCCTTTGTTCTCGCCATGGTTGGGAACGGCAGCATCAGCTATGACCACGAGCAGGACGGTCGCCCCACAGAGCTCGGCGGCTGCAACGCCATGGTGCGCAACCTCAAACATGACACCTTCCTCTTCATCCGATACGTCCGCCGCAGGCTCACG GTGATGATAGACATCGACGGGCAACATGAGTGGAGGGACTGCCTGGACATACCCGGGGTGCGGCTTCCCAAAGGCTATTATTTTGGAGCTACAGCCATCACTGGAGACCTCTCAG ATAACCATGATATAATTTCCCTGAAACTCTACCAACTGACGGTGTTGCGGAGTcgaaaggaagaggaagaggaggaagaagaggagataACCATACCCAGTGTGGATAACATTGAGCTACTCAGAT TGGGTCAGACTGAAGAAGGGATGAGTGGGTTAGCTATTTTCTTCACCGTGTTCTTCTCCATGTTGGGCTGCATCTTCCTCATCGTTATCGGCCTGGTGGTCTACAGCCACTGGAGCGAGAGTCGACGCAAGCGCTTCTACTGA
- the lman2la gene encoding lectin, mannose-binding 2-like a isoform X2 has translation MAAASRSHYYREPRSPFRRKIMPFKSYWTFAFLIFTASKCLADDDHEMEEFLKREYSLSKPYQGVGSLGSSHWELMGDAMVTTEQVRLTPDMHSRQGAVWSRLPCHLTDWEMQVHFKIHGQGKKNLNGDGLAIWYTKERAQKGPVFGNMDNFTGLGVFVDTYPNEEKHLERIFPFVLAMVGNGSISYDHEQDGRPTELGGCNAMVRNLKHDTFLFIRYVRRRLTVMIDIDGQHEWRDCLDIPGVRLPKGYYFGATAITGDLSDNHDIISLKLYQLTVLRSRKEEEEEEEEEITIPSVDNIELLRLGQTEEGMSGLAIFFTVFFSMLGCIFLIVIGLVVYSHWSESRRKRFY, from the exons ATGGCTGCCGCCAGCAGGAGCCATTATTACAGGGAACCCAGATCACCATTCAGACGGAAAATAATGCCTTTTAAATCATACTGGACTTTCGCTTTTCTAATTTTTACTGCAAGCAAGTGTTTGGCTGACGATGATCATGAAATGGAAGAGTTTTTGAAGCGGGAGTATTCCCTTTCCAAGCCATACCAAG GTGTGGGATCCTTGGGCTCCTCGCACTGGGAGCTGATGGGGGATGCCATGGTAACCACCGAGCAGGTGCGCCTCACACCTGACATGCATAGCCGGCAGGGGGCAGTGTGGAGCCGCCTT ccTTGCCATCTGACAGATTGGGAGATGCAGGTGCACTTTAAAATTCATGGGCAAGGGAAGAAGAACCTGAATGGTGATGGGCTAGCCATATGGTACACTAAGGAACGTGCACAAAAAG GTCCTGTATTTGGAAATATGGACAACTTCACTGGCTTGGGTGTGTTTGTGGACACGTATCCTAATGAGGAGAAACACCTAGAG AGGATTTTCCCCTTTGTTCTCGCCATGGTTGGGAACGGCAGCATCAGCTATGACCACGAGCAGGACGGTCGCCCCACAGAGCTCGGCGGCTGCAACGCCATGGTGCGCAACCTCAAACATGACACCTTCCTCTTCATCCGATACGTCCGCCGCAGGCTCACG GTGATGATAGACATCGACGGGCAACATGAGTGGAGGGACTGCCTGGACATACCCGGGGTGCGGCTTCCCAAAGGCTATTATTTTGGAGCTACAGCCATCACTGGAGACCTCTCAG ATAACCATGATATAATTTCCCTGAAACTCTACCAACTGACGGTGTTGCGGAGTcgaaaggaagaggaagaggaggaagaagaggagataACCATACCCAGTGTGGATAACATTGAGCTACTCAGAT TGGGTCAGACTGAAGAAGGGATGAGTGGGTTAGCTATTTTCTTCACCGTGTTCTTCTCCATGTTGGGCTGCATCTTCCTCATCGTTATCGGCCTGGTGGTCTACAGCCACTGGAGCGAGAGTCGACGCAAGCGCTTCTACTGA
- the wbp1 gene encoding WW domain-binding protein 1 has protein sequence MPQKALGSIVGLLCTGTCLVQGKEFCFGVNNEQYRCDMGYCCGETECCTYYYELWWFWLVWTLIIMLSCCCAYRHRRVKMRLQQEQRQREISLMAYQGASSSFISPPPLNLRFWNDCKLPDYEEVVGHPPTPPPPYSENPPETTPALPPQLSQPDATVPQPLPEADPRVDSQASGSSSDQEAVAMPVPAQCLAEAALMAAEEEEDEELLTRRRHVTGDSGIEVCVCQLDVDEGSGLEEESDEEHRMCKVSGQDCCPGHQQQPFRQKEHTSELPSQTASTSTGDHMV, from the exons ATGCCGCAGAAAGCACTGGGATCCATTGTAGGTCTTCTTTGTACCGGGACCTGTCTGGTGCAG GGGAAGGAGTTCTGTTTTGGGGTAAACAATGAGCAGTACCGCTGTGACATGGGGTACTGCTGCGGAGAGACCGAGTGCTGCACCTACTACTACGAGCTTTGGT GGTTCTGGTTGGTATGGACCCTGATCATCATGCTTAGCTGCTGCTGTGCCTACCGACACCGGAGGGTTAAGATGCGTCTTCAGCAGGAGCAACGTCAACGTGAGATCAGCCTCATGGCCTACCAGGGAGCCTCCAGCTCCTTCATTTCCCCTCCACCGCTCAATCTAA GGTTCTGGAACGACTGCAAGCTTCCCGATTATGAAGAGGTGGTAGGTCACCCCCCGACACCACCACCTCCCTACTCTGAAAACCCTCCTGAGACTACTCCAGCACTCCCTCCACAACTGAGCCAGCCAGACGCCACGGTGCCACAACCCCTGCCTGAGGCAGACCCGAGAGTGGACAGTCAGGCCTCAGGCTCATCATCAGACCAGGAAGCGGTGGCTATGCCGGTCCCAGCACAATGTCTGGCAGAGGCCGCGCTGATGGCggcagaagaggaggaggatgaggagctCCTGACTCGGCGTCGCCACGTCACCGGCGACTCAGGGATTGAGGTGTGCGTTTGCCAGCTGGATGTAGACGAGGGCTCGGGGCTTGAGGAGGAAAGCGATGAGGAGCACCGCATGTGCAAGGTCAGCGGTCAGGACTGCTGCCCGGGGCATCAGCAGCAGCCCTTCAGACAAAAGGAGCACACCTCTGAGCTGCCCAGCCAGACCGCTAGCACCAGCACTGGAGACCACATGGTGTGA